Proteins from a single region of Desulfovibrio porci:
- a CDS encoding ABC transporter ATP-binding protein: protein MQAWDIEFRALSVGYGEHVVLRDINAVLPGGKVSVILGGSGCGKSTLLRHIIGLSRPLSGGVFIGGRDLFALNQAEFRRVRRQMGVLFQDGALLGALSLAQNVTLPLSEHLRLPKPLIREAALRVLRMVGLEDFADFYPNQLSGGMRKRAGLARAIIAEPRILLCDEPTSGLDPITAARMDELLRSMHQQYADMTLVVVSHDLASLRAIADYVLVLRDGGAVFAGNLAELEASPDPYLRQFLRREAGDQRLTLHQPADPVVRAALDKWLAS from the coding sequence ATGCAGGCTTGGGACATTGAATTCCGCGCCCTGAGCGTGGGTTACGGCGAGCACGTGGTGCTGCGCGACATCAACGCCGTCCTGCCGGGAGGCAAGGTTTCCGTCATCCTGGGCGGTTCGGGCTGCGGCAAATCCACCCTGCTCCGGCACATCATCGGCCTTTCGCGGCCCCTGTCCGGCGGCGTGTTCATCGGCGGCCGGGATCTTTTCGCCCTGAACCAGGCGGAATTCCGCCGCGTGCGCCGCCAGATGGGCGTGCTTTTCCAGGACGGCGCGCTGCTGGGCGCGCTCTCCCTGGCCCAGAACGTGACCCTGCCCCTGAGCGAACATCTGCGCCTGCCCAAGCCCCTGATCCGCGAGGCGGCCCTGCGCGTGCTGCGCATGGTGGGGCTGGAGGATTTCGCCGATTTTTATCCCAACCAGTTGTCCGGCGGCATGCGCAAGCGCGCGGGCCTGGCCCGGGCCATCATCGCCGAGCCGCGCATTCTGCTCTGTGACGAGCCCACGTCCGGCCTGGACCCCATCACCGCCGCCCGCATGGATGAACTGCTGCGCTCCATGCACCAGCAGTACGCCGACATGACCCTGGTGGTAGTCAGCCATGACTTGGCGAGCCTGCGCGCCATTGCCGACTACGTGCTGGTGCTGCGCGACGGCGGCGCGGTGTTCGCCGGCAATCTGGCCGAGCTGGAGGCCAGCCCGGATCCCTATCTGCGGCAATTCCTCCGGCGTGAGGCCGGGGACCAGCGACTGACCCTGCATCAACCGGCGGACCCGGTGGTGCGCGCGGCCCTGGACAAGTGGCTGGCGTCCTGA
- a CDS encoding MlaE family ABC transporter permease: MDGHNAGPGLLRLLGRPCLRGIDAVGGMTLFMLAGLRQIFASAKIFPRTLQQIYVIGYKSLFVILLIGIFCGMVLGLQGYYTLVQFGSVGMLGSAVSLTLIRELGPVLTAIMLTGRAGSSIAAEIGVMRITDQIDALDVMDINSMGYLVSPRLLAALLSFPLLTAIFDVIGIIGGYLTGVLMLGINEGAYFYRIASSVTLTDVTGGFVKSVVFGLLVTTVCCHQGYYTHRRRDSVGPEAVGNATTSAVVISCVLILAADYVLTSFLL; the protein is encoded by the coding sequence GTGGACGGACACAACGCCGGGCCGGGTTTATTGCGCCTTCTGGGCCGCCCCTGCCTGCGCGGCATCGACGCCGTGGGCGGCATGACATTGTTCATGCTGGCGGGTCTGCGCCAGATCTTCGCCAGCGCCAAAATTTTTCCGCGCACCCTGCAACAGATCTATGTGATCGGCTACAAATCCCTGTTCGTGATTCTGCTGATCGGCATTTTCTGCGGTATGGTGCTGGGTTTGCAGGGCTATTACACCCTGGTCCAGTTCGGTTCCGTGGGCATGCTGGGCTCGGCCGTGTCCCTGACCCTGATCCGCGAACTGGGGCCGGTGCTCACGGCCATCATGCTCACCGGGCGGGCGGGTTCGTCCATAGCCGCCGAAATCGGGGTCATGCGCATCACGGACCAGATCGACGCCCTGGACGTCATGGACATCAATTCCATGGGCTATCTGGTCAGCCCGCGCCTGCTGGCCGCTCTGCTTTCCTTTCCCCTGCTCACGGCCATTTTCGACGTCATCGGCATCATCGGCGGCTATCTCACCGGCGTGCTCATGCTGGGCATCAACGAGGGAGCCTATTTTTACCGCATCGCCAGTTCCGTGACCCTGACCGACGTGACCGGCGGCTTCGTCAAATCCGTGGTTTTCGGCCTGCTGGTCACCACGGTCTGCTGCCACCAGGGCTATTACACCCACCGCCGCCGCGACAGCGTGGGCCCAGAGGCCGTAGGCAACGCCACCACCTCGGCGGTGGTCATTTCCTGCGTGCTGATCCTGGCGGCGGACTATGTGCTGACTTCCTTTTTACTGTAG
- a CDS encoding SPOR domain-containing protein, protein MPQPLRKSFQKAAAAASGNKPRRFTVSLSGVAVAALGVVLVAAVGWAFFMGFMVGRGQNPEKRVEQMTGMAHEDQAPRAVTPPAGLPAEPAAANPAGQPAQAPAGAAPGAEQAAASAPADQSPQTAAPSAQTPQAAPQNTPAYPFSRPQGAGLAAWGIRSDTAAGTPAPASAAPQAQGQRATAPAAQPKAQQAEALFDFTYQVAAFKDKADADKLRARLEGKGLRTRQQKSGKVLLVLVNLRGTELDAANLREELQRMKLGKPILASKKTVSGKTRKTGR, encoded by the coding sequence ATGCCCCAACCTTTACGGAAAAGTTTTCAGAAAGCGGCGGCCGCCGCCTCCGGCAACAAGCCCCGCCGTTTCACCGTCAGCCTGTCCGGCGTGGCCGTGGCCGCGCTGGGAGTGGTGCTGGTCGCCGCCGTGGGTTGGGCCTTTTTCATGGGCTTCATGGTCGGGCGCGGTCAGAATCCTGAAAAACGCGTGGAACAAATGACCGGCATGGCCCATGAGGATCAGGCTCCGCGGGCCGTCACGCCTCCCGCCGGCCTTCCCGCCGAACCGGCAGCGGCGAATCCCGCCGGGCAGCCTGCTCAGGCCCCTGCGGGCGCCGCCCCCGGCGCGGAGCAGGCCGCCGCTTCCGCTCCGGCGGACCAGTCCCCCCAAACGGCCGCCCCATCCGCTCAGACGCCGCAAGCCGCCCCGCAGAATACGCCCGCCTATCCTTTCAGCCGCCCGCAGGGCGCGGGTCTGGCCGCTTGGGGCATCCGCTCCGACACAGCCGCGGGCACGCCCGCACCGGCTTCCGCCGCCCCGCAGGCGCAGGGCCAGCGCGCCACGGCCCCGGCGGCTCAGCCCAAAGCGCAGCAGGCCGAAGCCCTGTTTGATTTCACCTACCAGGTGGCCGCATTCAAGGACAAGGCCGACGCGGACAAGCTGCGCGCCCGTCTGGAAGGCAAAGGTCTGCGCACCCGCCAGCAGAAGAGCGGCAAGGTGCTGCTGGTGCTGGTCAATCTGCGCGGCACCGAACTGGATGCCGCCAACCTGCGCGAGGAGCTGCAACGCATGAAACTGGGCAAACCCATTCTGGCCTCCAAAAAAACGGTTTCCGGCAAGACCCGGAAAACCGGACGCTGA
- a CDS encoding MlaA family lipoprotein has translation MPNNPHPFRSGVPALPMGRRSVLPALCLLLLLAWGQPGAAQAAPADPPRAPSTVYAASPALAPGAITVHPYGQLQQSDSLDDYDTSPAASIADPLEPWNRFWFHFNDIFYLYVAKPAYNAWVFVTPHQLRSGLKNFFSNALFPMRFVNNILQFRFLEAGVEFGRFFINTTTTLGFADVAKGKKTIVPVDPTGEDFGQTLGRWGIGHGFYVVWPFIGPSSVRDSVGRVGDCFTDPFFYVYPWELATSSELALRFNALGDVLPLYEDLNSAAVDPYIAMREAYINFRNSQVKH, from the coding sequence ATGCCAAATAACCCGCACCCCTTCCGCTCCGGCGTCCCGGCCTTGCCCATGGGCCGCCGGAGCGTGCTCCCGGCCCTCTGTCTTCTTCTCCTCCTGGCCTGGGGCCAGCCCGGCGCCGCGCAGGCCGCTCCGGCTGACCCGCCCCGCGCGCCTTCCACGGTCTATGCCGCCAGCCCGGCTCTGGCGCCCGGCGCCATTACCGTGCACCCATACGGCCAGTTGCAGCAGTCCGACAGTCTGGACGATTACGACACCTCCCCGGCGGCCAGCATAGCCGACCCGCTGGAACCCTGGAACCGCTTCTGGTTCCACTTCAACGACATTTTCTATCTCTACGTCGCCAAGCCCGCGTATAACGCCTGGGTTTTCGTGACCCCCCACCAGCTCCGCAGCGGCCTGAAGAACTTCTTCTCCAACGCGCTCTTTCCCATGCGTTTCGTGAACAATATCCTCCAGTTCCGCTTTCTGGAGGCCGGGGTGGAGTTCGGGCGCTTTTTCATCAACACCACCACCACGCTCGGCTTCGCGGACGTGGCCAAGGGCAAGAAAACCATCGTGCCCGTGGATCCCACCGGCGAGGATTTCGGCCAGACCCTCGGGCGCTGGGGCATCGGCCACGGTTTTTATGTGGTCTGGCCCTTTATCGGCCCCAGTTCCGTGCGCGACAGCGTGGGCCGGGTGGGCGACTGCTTTACGGACCCCTTTTTCTACGTCTACCCCTGGGAACTGGCCACCAGTTCGGAACTGGCCCTGCGCTTCAACGCGCTGGGCGACGTGCTGCCCCTGTATGAGGATCTGAACAGCGCCGCCGTGGACCCCTATATCGCCATGCGGGAGGCGTATATCAACTTCCGCAATTCCCAGGTCAAACACTGA
- a CDS encoding 16S rRNA (guanine(527)-N(7))-methyltransferase RsmG → MQEQRTVDRKDLAALAAASGIDVPPAALEPLAVYLEMLCQWNAAMNLVGARAWRDILTRLAADSFHLASFLEELPLPEQPLTWDLGSGAGLPGIPLRMVWTRGGYYMVEVREKRALFLSSALARLQLPSTHVFRGSVEHFFQGQYYPADCIVSRAFMPWPDLLELTLPRLRPEGVLVILALTPAPERLPAPWRLAGVRSYVAAGSGRWFWALSPSSGTDVAAGKSALDGPAGEDGPCPG, encoded by the coding sequence ATGCAAGAGCAACGGACGGTGGACAGAAAGGATTTGGCCGCGCTTGCGGCGGCTTCGGGCATTGACGTGCCCCCGGCGGCTCTGGAGCCGCTGGCCGTCTATCTGGAAATGTTGTGCCAGTGGAACGCGGCCATGAATCTGGTGGGCGCGCGCGCCTGGCGGGATATTCTGACCCGTCTGGCGGCCGACAGCTTCCATCTGGCCTCCTTTCTGGAGGAACTGCCCCTGCCGGAACAGCCGCTGACCTGGGATCTCGGTTCCGGTGCGGGCCTGCCGGGCATTCCCCTGCGCATGGTCTGGACCAGGGGCGGCTATTATATGGTGGAAGTGCGCGAAAAGCGCGCCCTCTTTCTGTCCAGCGCCCTGGCCCGTCTGCAGTTGCCCTCCACCCATGTTTTTCGCGGTTCGGTGGAGCATTTTTTCCAGGGCCAGTATTATCCGGCGGACTGCATCGTGAGCCGAGCCTTCATGCCCTGGCCCGATCTGCTTGAGCTGACCCTGCCCCGGCTGCGGCCCGAGGGCGTGCTGGTGATCCTGGCGCTGACCCCCGCGCCCGAACGTCTGCCCGCGCCCTGGCGGCTGGCGGGCGTGCGCTCTTATGTGGCGGCCGGCAGCGGCCGCTGGTTCTGGGCTCTGAGCCCGTCATCCGGCACGGACGTGGCTGCCGGCAAATCCGCACTGGACGGCCCTGCCGGGGAAGACGGTCCATGCCCGGGGTAA
- the mlaD gene encoding outer membrane lipid asymmetry maintenance protein MlaD has product MNSVRETAVGIFVLLGLICVAYLAIKLGRMEFFSNQGFELSARFDSASGLRVGADVELAGVPVGRVVAISLDPDPLHSQAVVRLRLDKDLHLSDDSIASIKTSGLIGDKYVSLSRGGSEKTLASGGVITETESPVDLESLIGKYAFGGV; this is encoded by the coding sequence ATGAACAGCGTCCGTGAAACCGCCGTGGGCATCTTTGTGTTGCTGGGTCTGATCTGTGTGGCCTATCTGGCCATCAAACTGGGCCGCATGGAATTTTTTTCCAACCAGGGCTTTGAGCTTTCCGCCCGCTTCGATTCCGCCTCGGGCCTGCGAGTAGGCGCGGATGTGGAGCTGGCGGGCGTGCCCGTGGGCCGGGTGGTGGCCATCAGCCTTGATCCCGATCCCCTGCACAGCCAGGCCGTGGTGCGATTGCGCCTGGACAAGGACCTGCATCTTTCCGACGACAGCATTGCTTCCATTAAAACCAGCGGCCTGATCGGCGACAAATATGTCAGCCTCTCGCGGGGCGGTTCGGAAAAAACCCTCGCGTCCGGCGGCGTCATCACGGAGACGGAATCTCCGGTGGACCTGGAATCGCTGATCGGCAAATATGCTTTCGGAGGTGTATAA
- a CDS encoding ACP S-malonyltransferase has protein sequence MIQPVLLFPGQGSQEPGMGRDLAEASPEAMDLWKLAERVSGLPLREIYWDGDEAAMSDTRALQPALTVVNCNLWREMAGRVSPRGAAGHSLGEFSALAAAGVLTPESVLEITALRGRLMAEADPQSKGGMAALLKLDEARVAEIVAEAAAESGELLLTANYNTPAQLVVSGAKNAVALACQKAKERKGRGIELKVSGAFHSPMMEEANRELTPLLRKAVWQKPRFPVYCNLHGKAVHDGESARDSLLQQMVSPVRWIETVRNQYADGARFWLELGPKAVLGKMVAPCLSGIAAGDADTRVELVSNLESVRAFSL, from the coding sequence ATGATCCAACCTGTTCTGCTTTTTCCCGGCCAGGGCTCGCAGGAGCCCGGCATGGGCCGCGATCTGGCCGAGGCCTCGCCGGAGGCCATGGACCTCTGGAAACTGGCCGAGCGCGTCAGCGGCCTGCCCCTGCGCGAAATTTACTGGGACGGCGACGAAGCCGCCATGAGCGACACCCGCGCCCTGCAACCGGCCCTGACCGTGGTCAACTGCAATCTCTGGCGGGAAATGGCCGGACGCGTCAGCCCGCGCGGCGCCGCCGGGCACAGCCTGGGCGAATTCAGCGCCCTGGCCGCAGCGGGCGTGCTCACGCCGGAAAGCGTACTGGAAATCACGGCCCTGCGCGGCCGCCTGATGGCCGAGGCCGATCCACAGAGCAAGGGGGGCATGGCCGCCCTGCTCAAGTTGGACGAGGCCCGCGTGGCGGAAATCGTGGCCGAGGCCGCCGCCGAGAGCGGCGAACTGCTGCTCACCGCCAATTACAACACTCCGGCCCAGTTGGTGGTCAGCGGCGCGAAAAACGCTGTGGCCCTGGCCTGCCAAAAAGCCAAGGAACGCAAGGGGCGCGGCATCGAACTCAAGGTCAGCGGCGCGTTTCACAGTCCCATGATGGAAGAGGCCAACCGGGAGCTGACCCCCCTGCTGCGCAAGGCCGTCTGGCAAAAGCCGCGTTTTCCGGTCTACTGCAACCTGCACGGCAAGGCGGTTCACGACGGCGAGAGCGCGCGGGACAGCCTGCTGCAACAGATGGTCTCGCCGGTGCGCTGGATTGAAACCGTGCGCAACCAGTACGCGGACGGCGCGCGCTTCTGGCTGGAACTGGGCCCCAAGGCCGTGCTGGGCAAAATGGTCGCCCCCTGCCTCAGCGGCATTGCCGCCGGGGACGCGGACACGCGCGTGGAACTGGTCAGCAATCTGGAAAGCGTCCGGGCCTTCAGCCTGTAA
- a CDS encoding ABC transporter ATP-binding protein has translation MQPSSSQADAAPLLRLEDLSVLFPFAGRLLPAVQEVSLDLPPAAVTCLVGESGCGKSLTARAVLRLTPENAVLGGRALLSGEDLLSLPEKELRRVRGRRVGMIFQEPMTSLNPVLRVGEQVAEPLRLHLGMGRAEARREAERLFADVGIPSPHSRYDDYPHQLSGGMRQRVMIAMALACRPELLLADEPTTALDATIQGQILRLILNQSRERGMAVLLITHDLGVVAQVADVVGVMYAGHLVERAPARDLFADPRHPYTRGLMHSAPSRRSMGLTRLPTIPGSVPSLQNMPTGCPFQPRCPQALPRCTEEMPPPFVQGAHAVACWLA, from the coding sequence ATGCAGCCGTCCTCTTCTCAAGCTGACGCCGCTCCCCTGCTCCGGCTGGAAGACCTTTCCGTGCTTTTCCCCTTTGCGGGCCGTCTGCTGCCCGCCGTGCAGGAGGTCAGTCTTGACTTGCCTCCGGCCGCCGTTACCTGCCTGGTGGGCGAATCCGGCTGCGGCAAAAGCCTCACGGCCCGCGCCGTTTTGCGCCTCACGCCGGAAAACGCCGTGCTCGGCGGCCGGGCGCTGTTGAGCGGCGAAGACCTGCTCAGTCTGCCGGAAAAAGAGCTACGCCGCGTCAGAGGCCGCCGCGTCGGCATGATCTTCCAGGAGCCCATGACCTCGCTCAATCCCGTCTTGCGCGTGGGTGAGCAGGTGGCCGAACCCCTGCGCCTGCACCTGGGCATGGGCCGCGCCGAGGCCCGCCGGGAAGCGGAGCGCCTCTTCGCGGATGTGGGCATCCCCTCCCCGCACAGCCGCTATGACGACTACCCCCATCAGCTTTCCGGCGGCATGCGCCAGCGCGTAATGATCGCCATGGCCCTGGCCTGCCGGCCCGAACTGCTTCTGGCCGACGAACCCACCACCGCTCTGGACGCCACCATCCAGGGCCAGATTCTGCGCCTGATCCTGAACCAGAGCCGGGAACGCGGCATGGCCGTGCTGCTCATCACTCACGATCTGGGCGTGGTGGCCCAGGTGGCGGACGTGGTGGGCGTCATGTACGCCGGTCATCTGGTGGAACGCGCCCCGGCGCGCGACCTCTTCGCCGATCCCCGCCATCCCTATACCAGAGGCTTGATGCATTCCGCGCCCAGCCGCCGTTCCATGGGGCTGACGCGCCTGCCTACCATTCCGGGCAGTGTGCCCTCCCTCCAGAACATGCCGACGGGCTGCCCCTTCCAGCCCCGCTGTCCTCAAGCCCTGCCCCGCTGCACGGAAGAGATGCCGCCCCCCTTTGTCCAGGGCGCGCATGCCGTAGCCTGCTGGCTGGCCTGA
- the argS gene encoding arginine--tRNA ligase: MRATETLRTALAAILEEEGLAWPAKTVIEPSRDPRHGDLSTNAAMLLAKEAKCNPRELARKFADRLLERCPDMEKAEAAGPGFCNVTFSQAFWRRTVLDVEAAAGAYGSSEAGAGRKVLLEYVSANPTGPLHVGHGRGAAVGDSLARLLRKAGYAVDTEYYINDAGRQMRLLGLSVWLRVLELAGRPVSWPEDYYRGGYIIDIAREMLDADPHLPDLPEAEGQERCYQRAMNEILTGIKADLNEFRVEHQRWFSEKTLVESGAVDAAFNALGRSGYTYEKENAFWFATEQLGDDKDRVLKKSDGSLTYFATDIAYHHDKFERGYDWLIDIWGADHHGYVPRMRAAITAMGRPRDSFDVVLIQLVNLLRDGKPVSMSTRAGTFETLADVLREVGVDAARFMFLSRKSDSPLDFDLELAKQRSLDNPVYYVQYAHARIRAVLRRAAERGVSLPDTVSEEMLAGLDTPEDMALLRKAAAFEDMLAAAAQALAAHHVSHYLSELAGLLHSYYAKHQVLLADDMPRTLARLALLRAVAQVLRNGLDVLGVSAPESM, from the coding sequence ATGCGCGCCACCGAAACACTGCGCACGGCCCTTGCGGCCATTCTGGAAGAAGAAGGCCTGGCCTGGCCGGCCAAAACCGTCATTGAGCCCTCGCGCGATCCCAGACATGGGGATCTCTCCACCAACGCGGCCATGCTGCTGGCCAAAGAAGCCAAATGCAATCCCCGCGAGCTGGCCCGGAAATTCGCCGACCGGCTGCTGGAACGCTGTCCGGATATGGAAAAGGCCGAGGCCGCCGGACCGGGCTTCTGCAACGTGACCTTCAGCCAGGCCTTCTGGCGGCGCACGGTGCTGGACGTGGAGGCCGCCGCGGGAGCTTACGGCTCAAGCGAGGCGGGCGCGGGCCGCAAGGTGCTGCTGGAGTATGTTTCGGCCAATCCCACCGGCCCCCTGCATGTGGGGCACGGCCGGGGCGCGGCCGTGGGCGACAGTCTGGCCCGCCTGCTGCGCAAGGCCGGTTACGCGGTGGACACGGAGTATTACATCAACGACGCGGGCCGCCAGATGCGCCTGCTGGGCCTTTCGGTCTGGCTGCGCGTGCTGGAACTGGCCGGGCGTCCGGTGAGCTGGCCCGAGGATTATTACCGGGGCGGGTACATCATCGACATCGCGCGGGAGATGCTGGACGCCGACCCCCATCTGCCGGACCTGCCCGAAGCCGAAGGACAGGAGCGCTGCTACCAGCGGGCCATGAACGAAATTCTGACCGGCATCAAGGCGGACCTCAATGAATTCCGGGTGGAGCACCAGCGCTGGTTTTCGGAAAAGACCCTGGTGGAAAGCGGCGCGGTGGACGCGGCCTTCAACGCCCTGGGCCGCTCCGGCTACACCTATGAGAAAGAAAACGCCTTCTGGTTCGCCACGGAGCAGCTGGGCGACGACAAGGACCGCGTGCTGAAAAAATCCGACGGCAGCCTGACCTATTTCGCCACGGATATCGCCTACCACCACGACAAGTTCGAGCGCGGCTACGACTGGCTCATCGACATCTGGGGCGCGGACCACCACGGCTACGTGCCGCGCATGCGCGCGGCCATCACGGCCATGGGACGGCCGCGCGACAGCTTCGACGTGGTTCTGATCCAGCTGGTCAACCTGCTGCGGGACGGCAAGCCGGTGAGCATGTCCACCCGCGCGGGCACCTTTGAAACCCTGGCCGACGTGCTGCGCGAAGTGGGCGTGGACGCGGCGCGTTTCATGTTTCTCTCGCGCAAAAGCGACAGCCCCCTGGATTTCGACCTGGAGCTGGCCAAACAGCGCAGCCTGGACAATCCGGTCTACTACGTGCAGTACGCCCACGCCCGCATCCGCGCCGTGCTGCGCCGCGCGGCCGAACGCGGCGTCAGCCTGCCGGATACGGTGAGCGAAGAGATGCTGGCGGGCTTGGACACGCCCGAGGACATGGCCCTGCTGCGCAAGGCCGCCGCCTTTGAGGACATGCTGGCCGCGGCCGCCCAGGCCCTGGCCGCCCACCACGTAAGCCATTATCTGAGCGAACTGGCGGGCCTGCTGCACAGTTATTACGCCAAACATCAGGTGCTGCTGGCCGACGACATGCCGCGCACCCTGGCCCGGCTGGCCTTGCTGCGCGCCGTGGCCCAGGTGTTGCGCAACGGCCTGGACGTTCTGGGCGTCAGCGCGCCGGAGAGTATGTAA
- a CDS encoding Tgt2/MlaC family protein, with protein sequence MPRISRARVLALLCALALGLTFFSSPAQAAPAPASPARQALETATNRILACIKNPDYVNPATRGPLRQQIEDEVLHIFDFREFSSRTVGPRWRSFTPQQQKQFSDAFADLLISTYVNKIDGYNGEQVVYTGEISSAAGDRTEVRTVITMKDGKKVPVAYRMLPKDGGWRVYDVLIENISLVKNYRTQFQDILNSASPDQLIERVRVKAQEVRQQDAK encoded by the coding sequence ATGCCCCGTATTTCGCGCGCGCGCGTTCTTGCCCTGCTCTGCGCTCTGGCGCTGGGCCTGACCTTTTTCTCATCCCCGGCGCAGGCCGCCCCGGCGCCCGCCTCGCCCGCCCGTCAGGCCCTGGAAACCGCCACCAACCGCATTCTCGCCTGCATCAAGAATCCCGACTACGTCAATCCGGCCACCCGCGGTCCCCTGCGTCAGCAGATCGAGGACGAGGTGCTGCATATCTTTGATTTCAGAGAATTTTCCTCCCGCACGGTGGGTCCGCGCTGGCGCAGCTTCACGCCCCAGCAGCAGAAGCAGTTCAGCGACGCTTTCGCGGATCTGCTGATCAGCACCTATGTGAACAAGATCGACGGCTACAACGGCGAACAGGTGGTCTATACCGGCGAAATTTCCTCGGCTGCGGGCGACCGCACGGAAGTGCGCACCGTCATCACCATGAAGGACGGCAAAAAAGTGCCCGTGGCCTACCGCATGCTGCCCAAGGACGGCGGCTGGCGCGTCTATGACGTGCTGATCGAAAACATCAGTCTGGTAAAGAACTACCGTACCCAGTTTCAGGACATTCTGAACAGCGCAAGTCCGGATCAGCTCATTGAGCGTGTGCGCGTCAAAGCCCAGGAAGTACGTCAGCAAGATGCCAAATAA
- a CDS encoding methyl-accepting chemotaxis protein: MKLSTKICVSMGLLTLLMAILTTYLLMQMATVNEASTEIADQKMPIVDLAGRLNAEVTQYRVIEMRHIYATDPAAMAKDDQELDQQRAKISDIMNTLDKRIYMPNVREIFNRLSKARDAYHSISENILTLSRNMETEKAVAIILGDSRTAYQNLSAVLRELSDIAMKNAVAVSREGDAMYDRSRMIGIGMTLAAIFIAVLLTVLTVRNTIRQLGKDPGELNAIARRVVDGDYNIDDGGKKLGVYGAIVDMVAALKNHIENAQRESENAREQSARAQEAMQQAEAASREAQSKAEAMLAAADKLEQVGSVVSSASTQLSAQIEQSDRGAAESASRLSEAATAMNEMNATVQEVARNAGSASAASAETREKAEAGARVVEKTVHNIEEVHQLSLTLKDDMTQLNEHAQDITRIMGVISDIADQTNLLALNAAIEAARAGEAGRGFAVVADEVRKLAEKTMSSTNDVGNAIKAIQESTAKSMSGVDNAVERIGEATELANQSGQALQEIVATVEATGDQVNAIATASEEQSAASEEINQSIVQVNDMSRQTAEAMGEAAKAVSDLAAQAQGLTNLIQELKQA; this comes from the coding sequence ATGAAACTGTCCACAAAAATCTGCGTCAGCATGGGGCTCTTGACGCTCCTCATGGCCATTCTCACAACCTATCTGCTGATGCAGATGGCGACGGTCAACGAGGCGTCCACGGAAATCGCCGATCAGAAAATGCCCATCGTCGATCTTGCCGGCAGGCTGAACGCCGAGGTCACCCAGTACCGCGTCATAGAGATGCGCCACATCTACGCCACGGACCCCGCAGCCATGGCCAAGGACGACCAGGAACTCGACCAGCAGCGCGCGAAGATCTCCGATATCATGAACACCCTGGACAAGCGCATCTACATGCCCAATGTCCGCGAAATTTTTAACCGTCTGTCCAAGGCGCGGGACGCCTATCACAGCATTTCAGAGAATATTCTGACGCTCTCCCGCAACATGGAGACGGAAAAAGCCGTCGCGATCATTCTCGGCGATTCGCGCACGGCCTATCAGAACCTGAGCGCCGTGCTCAGGGAGCTCTCGGATATCGCCATGAAAAACGCCGTGGCCGTCAGCCGGGAGGGCGACGCCATGTACGACCGCAGCCGGATGATCGGCATCGGCATGACCCTTGCCGCCATTTTCATCGCCGTGCTGCTGACCGTGCTGACCGTGCGCAATACCATCCGCCAGCTCGGCAAGGACCCCGGCGAACTGAATGCCATTGCCCGGCGTGTGGTGGACGGCGACTACAATATTGACGACGGCGGCAAAAAGCTGGGCGTCTACGGCGCCATTGTGGACATGGTCGCCGCCCTGAAAAACCATATCGAAAACGCCCAGCGCGAGTCGGAAAACGCCAGAGAGCAGTCCGCCAGGGCCCAGGAGGCCATGCAACAGGCCGAAGCCGCCAGCCGGGAAGCTCAAAGCAAGGCCGAGGCCATGCTGGCGGCCGCCGACAAGCTGGAACAGGTGGGCAGCGTTGTTTCCTCCGCCTCCACCCAGTTGTCCGCCCAGATCGAGCAGTCCGACCGGGGCGCGGCCGAATCCGCCTCCCGCCTTTCCGAAGCGGCCACGGCCATGAACGAGATGAACGCCACAGTCCAAGAAGTCGCCCGCAACGCGGGTTCCGCCTCCGCCGCCTCCGCCGAAACCAGGGAAAAGGCCGAGGCAGGCGCGCGGGTGGTGGAAAAGACAGTGCATAATATTGAGGAAGTGCACCAGTTGTCGCTGACCCTCAAGGACGACATGACCCAGCTCAACGAGCACGCTCAGGACATCACCCGGATCATGGGCGTGATCTCGGACATTGCGGATCAGACCAATCTGCTGGCCCTCAACGCCGCCATTGAAGCCGCCCGCGCGGGCGAGGCCGGGCGCGGCTTCGCCGTGGTGGCCGACGAAGTGCGCAAACTGGCCGAAAAGACCATGTCATCCACCAACGACGTGGGCAACGCCATCAAGGCCATTCAGGAAAGCACGGCCAAAAGCATGAGCGGCGTGGACAATGCCGTGGAGCGCATCGGCGAGGCCACGGAACTGGCCAACCAGTCCGGTCAGGCCTTGCAGGAAATCGTGGCCACCGTGGAAGCCACCGGCGACCAGGTCAACGCCATTGCCACGGCCAGCGAGGAGCAGTCCGCCGCCAGCGAGGAAATCAACCAGTCCATCGTCCAGGTCAACGACATGTCCCGCCAGACCGCCGAGGCCATGGGCGAGGCGGCCAAGGCCGTGTCCGACCTGGCCGCTCAGGCCCAGGGACTTACGAATCTGATTCAGGAGCTGAAGCAGGCCTGA